The Vulgatibacter sp. genomic interval GCGGCGGTGAGGGCGCACGCCGTGCTGACCCCCAGCGAGATCTTCGCGAAGGTGCGATCGCTCGCGATGCGCACCGGCTCGCGCACGAGGGCCTCGTCGCTGATCTCGCTGCCGTCGCCCAGGGTGCCCACCCAGTTGCCGCCCCAGCACCAGACGGATCCCGCCTCGTCGAGGCCACACGTGTTGGTCACCCCCGACGCGAGCTGCACGAAACGCAGGTCATCCGCTATGGCGACCTTCTTCGGCGTCCAGATCGGGACGGAGATGCCGCTCGGGGCGCGGGGCGTCGCGGTGCCCGTCTGCCCCTCCCAGTCGTCGCCCCAGCAATAGGCCTCACCACCCCGGTCGACGTCGGTTGCTGCGGTGAGCCCGCAGGTGTGGACGAACCCCGCGCTGAGCGACGAGAAGCGGAGATCCCCCAGCACCGGGAGCGGGCGGGGGGTACCACAGACGCCCTCGCAGCTCTCGAAGACGCCGAGGCTGCCGGCCGATCCGTTGCCCCAGCACCACGCCGCGCCCGCTTCGTCGAGGGCGCAGCTGTAGATCTCACCGGCGGCAACCTGTGTGAACGGCCCCATCTCCGCCTCGACCTGCACCGGCTGTGGCACGAGGAAGCGCTCGTCGAGCCCGCTGGGATAGCCGATGCCGAGCTGCGTATCGCCGTTGAAGCCCCAGCACCACAGGGCGCCGTCCAGGTCGGCGCCGCAGCCGTGCACGATCCCGAGCGAGAGGTCCCGGAATGCGAAGCCCGCGGGGCGCGGCTCGTCCGAGGAGACGACGAGCTGCGCGCTGGTCTCGAAGTCGGAGGTGGCGGCGTGGATCATCGTGGTGCCGCTCACGGAGCCGACGAGCCTGCCCGCCTCGTTCTCGTCGAAGCTCGCGACCGCAGGATTGCCGACGATCCAGTAGAGCTCCACCTCGTCGGTCACGTCCTCGTCGAAGACGTTGCGAACCAGCGCCTCCACCTGCAGCGTCTCCCCCGCCTGCAGCGCGTAGGGGCCCGGCGGCACGAGGTCGATCGACTGCACCCGGTGTGCATAGATGGTGAGCTCCACCTCGGCGCTGCGATCGCCCCAGCTCACCACGGCGGACGCCTGGCCGAGGCCACGAGCGGTAACGATGCCGTCTTCGACGAGCAGGACCGATTCGTCTTCGCTCGACCACTCCACCTCGGGCAGGTCGACCTGCCTGCCCCGATCGTCGAAGGCCAGCGCCTGCAGCGGGCGCTCGTCACCGACGCGGGCGAGCGCGCAATCGCCGGTGTCGCAGAGGATCTCCGGGGAGATCCGCAGGACGAGGCGGTCGATTGCGCCGGTCGATCCGCCGGACCCTCCGGCTCCACCCGCTCCGCCGGTGCCACCGCTGCCGCCAGTACCACCGCTGCCGCCAGTACCACCGGCGCCTCCAGTACCACCGGCGCCGCCGCTCCCCCCGGATCCGCCGCTGCCGTGGACGTGCCGGGACTCTTCGCTACCGCACGCGCTCGCCAGCGCCAGCGCTGCTACCAGCCCAACCCAATTTGTTGCACCCATCCGAACTCCCGACCGGGACGCGCCAAAGCTGCGACCCGGCGAACCGGACGCCCGGAATGCAGCGTCCGCGGACAGGAGTCTCCAGGGGAGAGCTGGGCCTGGCCTAGTGCGGGAATCCGCACGAGAACGCCACAACCGACTGATTTTTTATGATTTTTCCCTCAAGACTGTAATGCCCGCGTCGCTCCGGCGTCGCGGCCGGCCAGCTCCGTCGCGATCCGGCCGACCTTCGCCAGCGCCTGCTCGATCGCCGGGGACCACGGCTGGCCGCAGCTGATCCGCAGGCAGTTCCGGAAGCCGCCGTTCGCCGAGAAGATCGGGCCGGGGGCGACGGCAGCCCCTTCGGCGACCGCCCGCTCCTGCAACGCGAGCGCGTCGGTTCCCGGCGGCAGCTCCACCCAGAGCACGAAGCCGCCCTGCGGACGGCTGAGCCGCGTTCCCGGCGGAAAGCGTGCGGCGATCTCGGCGCCGTAGCGTGCCACCTGTTCCCGCAGGCTCCGGCGCAGCGAGCGCAGGTGGTGATCGTAGCCGCCGCTCTGCAGGAAGTCGGCGATCGCGAGCTGCGGCAGCACCGGGCTCGAGACCGTCTGGGCGAATTTCATCCGC includes:
- a CDS encoding RCC1 domain-containing protein; the encoded protein is MGATNWVGLVAALALASACGSEESRHVHGSGGSGGSGGAGGTGGAGGTGGSGGTGGSGGTGGAGGAGGSGGSTGAIDRLVLRISPEILCDTGDCALARVGDERPLQALAFDDRGRQVDLPEVEWSSEDESVLLVEDGIVTARGLGQASAVVSWGDRSAEVELTIYAHRVQSIDLVPPGPYALQAGETLQVEALVRNVFDEDVTDEVELYWIVGNPAVASFDENEAGRLVGSVSGTTMIHAATSDFETSAQLVVSSDEPRPAGFAFRDLSLGIVHGCGADLDGALWCWGFNGDTQLGIGYPSGLDERFLVPQPVQVEAEMGPFTQVAAGEIYSCALDEAGAAWCWGNGSAGSLGVFESCEGVCGTPRPLPVLGDLRFSSLSAGFVHTCGLTAATDVDRGGEAYCWGDDWEGQTGTATPRAPSGISVPIWTPKKVAIADDLRFVQLASGVTNTCGLDEAGSVWCWGGNWVGTLGDGSEISDEALVREPVRIASDRTFAKISLGVSTACALTAATDTDPGGSLHCWGRADRGQLGIAVPRGALSEPVAVAEGYRFVDVAASFVNVCGLLEDGRVRCWGSNFYGELGDGGIDNSLTPRQVMGDHHFERVVGRGNSTCGLTPAGEAHCWGSALNGETAGGFLGYSVEPWPVVVPQAP